The window TGAACGTTCTAGATCGGGTTTCGAAGGAAAGTCTAGATCGAGCGCGCCTCTGGGGGAAGGGAGTGTGTTTCAGGGGGCGTTGAAGGTGGGAACCAAGGGAGAAGAGTTGAAGATTAGATGGGGAAGAGCAATTTTTTGAACAGATCTTTTGCTAGTGTGGTAACCGATGGGAATATAGTCAGGAAGAACAATGTTCTTAAGCCTGTTCTTAGTTATACAACCAGTGCTGAAGATAGGAGCATGATGGAAAGAGCTTATGTGGGTTTCGTGTTGATCCCTGGATCGACTTATAACATACAATCACATTTTGAGATGGAAGGTTATTTTCAAGTGAAAGTGACACCGATGGGGAGAAACTTATGTCTTTTAGAAGAAGTGGAGGAAGATGTGATCGACGATTTAACAGGGGAGGGTGAAACTTGGTGGAAGCAGTGGTTCTCTGAGATTAGGAGGTGGAATGAATTTGATCGCGATGAAGGGAGAGTTATTTGGGTTAGTGTTTATGGGGTCCCAAATCACGCTTGGAATTGAAACTTCTTTGTAGCTTTAGCAAACACGATGGGTAGCTTTATTTGCTTGGACGAGTCTACGGCGAATAGGTCCAACTTCGACACCGCGAGGTTTATGGCAAGGGTGCAGATTGATCATGTGCTGATTAATAAGTTGCTGGTTCAGATTGATGGGAAAGAATTCTCTATCGTCTTGAAGGAGGATGCGATTGGCTCATTCCGCAATTCTTCAGGTACTCCTAAATTTCTCTCTTCTGAGTCCGATTCTTTTGAATCTGAGGATGCCTGGTCTGAAAACTGTTTATACGATGTTGATGTGGCTGATTCTGTCAATGATGCCTCAGTGATCGCACCCCTATTTGATCCGATTGCTAGGAATCCGGTAGACCAGAGGGATTCTGTTATTGTTGTGGGTGAGGATGCTGAGAGGGATGGAAAGCGTGTTGTCCAATTGTGTTGTTTGAAACAGAGTTTGTGCGAAGCGGTGCAGGATTCTAGTTTATCTGTGGTTCCTGAGTCTGTCAATGTCTCTTGCTCTGAACTTGGTTCTTCTTTCCCCAAATGTTTGTCGTTCGATGCTGCTGTGAAGGATTTACAAGGCTTTAAGGGGGACAGAAAGGTGGTCGAAGCTTTTTCTCGTAAGGAACAACATGTTAGTGTTCCTGGAAGTGTTTGTGTCGCTAATGACGGTTTTAATGTTGTTCCTTGGGAGCCGGGAGCGGgcagtgggggggggggggggtttccaAAGAAGGTTCATTTTAGGAAAATTCAGGAGGTGGGCAGTGATAAGGGTATGGAGGCAAATCAGAAAAAGGGTCGGAGAGTAAGGGGCAGCGGCTGCGATAAAAAACACAAGAAGTTGAAGGGGAAAGTTGTGAAGGCGGTGAATTCTTTTGCCTCTAAATCTGACCCTATTCAATCGTTTAGTGGCGAAGATTCGGTTTTTTACGGAAATCAAATAGAAGATTCGGACATTCAAAGGTGCAACTCTAGACAATGGAATTTTATAGATGGAGATGTTGGTAGGAAATTGTTGTCGGCAATAGTTTCTTTGGGAGTGGTGGATGCGGAGGGTAGGGATAACTTGAGGAGTAGGATTAAAAATCTCGAGAAAGTAGGGAATGTCACTAGGGAAGGTAGGAAGGAGCATTCTTCAAGTTTAAAATGATTATTGGTTCTATGAACATTAGGGGAGGAGGTAGCTCTTTAAAGAGAAGGAGGGTGAATTCAATCATTAAGAGAGGGAAAGAGAATATTTTTTTGATCCAAGAAACGAAGATTAAAGATTTTAAGGATTTTTTTGCTAAGAGCTTTTGGTGCAACCAAGACATTGGTTattctttttctaattctttgggagcatcggggggggggggggtcatTTTAATCCTTTGGAAGGAAGGAAATGTGGAGGTGGTTAGTAGCTTTAGAGGGGATGGTTATCTAGGCGTCAAGGTGAATTGGGAAAACCATTGGTATTATGTTATAAACGTTTATTCTTCTTGTTATTTGGACAAAAAGAAGAGGTTGTGGGAAGTTTTGGGGAGGTTGAAGGAGAAATACAAAGAAGGGGAGTGGATTATTGGAGGGGATTTCAATGCtataaaaaatagaagagaaaggAAGGGTTCAATGGCTTTGGCAAATCAAAGTGAGATGAATCTTTTTGCGGATTTTATTCACAAGACTTCTTTAGTGGATATACCGTGTAAGGGTAAGAAGTATACTTGGTATAGTGGTGACGGTAAAACTATGAGCAGAATAGATCGTTTTCTTGTTTCGGATGTGGTTGTGGATATGTGGGGTGTTGTGGGACAATGTGTGGGTGAGAGAGATATTTCGGATCATTGTCCGATTTGGTTGGTGGTAGACAAAGTAAATTGAGGCACTAAACCGTTTAGATTTAATAACGAATGGTTCTCTTCGGattcctttctttcttttcttgagaAGGAATGGAGTTGTCTTGTTGTGGAGGGAAGAGGGGATTTTGTGTTGAAGGAGAAGTTGAAACTCCTTAAAATCAAACTAAAATGGTGGAATGAAGAGGTTTTTTGGAGATACGATATGGACATAGAGAAGGACGTGAGAAACATCAATTTATGCGACGAGATTTTGGATATGGGAGAGGAGGAATTGATTAAGGAAACGATTGACAAGAGGAGGGATGCTTCTATTATTTTTTGGAGGGGTCTTCAAATTAAAGAGAATATGCTCATCCAAAAGTCTAGATTGAAATGGTTGAAGGAGGGTGATTCAAATAATGGTTTCTTCCATAAGTCGATCAAGGAAAGAAGGAGGATAAATCATATCGGCCCAATTCTTTCTCCCGAAGGAATGGTCGATTCGGTTGATGATGTCAAGGGGGAAGTGTTTAGGCACTTTAATGCAAAATTTAAAGCGGAAGAGGAGGTTAGACCAATTTTGGACGGAATTTATTTCAAAAAGGTGAGTGACTCCGACTTGGCGGTTCTTGAAAGTCCTTTCTTAGAAGAAGAGATTAAAGAAGCTTTATGGAGTTGTGGTGGTTCGAAGAGTCCGGGGCCGGATGAgtattctcttcttttttttcaaaaagtgttgGTATTTTCTTAAAAAGGATCTTGTGGGTTTTTTCAAAAGTTTCTATGATGGTGGTTCTCTTTCTAAGGCGGTAACTTCCTCTTTTATTACTTTGATTCCCAAATCTAACAATCCTATTTCTTTAGACGATTATAGACCTATTTGTTTGGTTGGGAGCATGTATAAGGTGATGGCTAAGTTATTGGCGGGTAGAATCAAGAGGATCCGTGGGAAGATTATTTCCCCGTGTCAAAGTGGTTTTGTGCCGGGCCGCCAAATGTTGGATGGTGTCGTTGTGGCAAATGAGGTGGTGGATTATGCTAGGAAAGAAGGGACGGATTGTTTGCTCTTTAAAGTTGATTTCGAAAAGGCCTACGACAAGGtaaattggaattttttgaggTATATGTTTAGAAGGATGGGTTTCGATGAGAAATGGAGAGGTTGGATGGAAAAATTAGTGTTCAAAAGTCATATGTCGGTTCTTGTGAATGGTAGCCCGACAAAGGATTTTGAGGTTGGCAAGGGTTTGAGGCAAGGAGACTCATTGTCGCTATTTCTCTTTGTTGTAGTGGCGGAAGGATTAACGGGGTTAATTAGGAAATCCATAGAAGTGGGTGAATTTGAAAGCTTTTCTATCCATCGGAAGTGTGAGGTGGATATtcttcaattcgcggatgataccCTTTTGGTGGGGAAAGGTACTTGGAAACACGTGTAGGCGATTAGAGCGGCTCTAAAGGCTTTTGAGTtggtgtcgggtttgggaattaaCTACCACAAAAGTAAGTTAATTGGGATAAATGTTAATGGAGGATTTTTAGAAGCCGCTTCTTTTGTTCTttcttgcaagattgaagagattatttttatttcttaggGATTCTGGTAGGTTTCAACCCGAGGAACTTTGAGACTTGGAGGCTGCTTATTTCCAAGTTGAAAAATCGGTTGGCGGGGTGGAAAAATAGGTTCCTTAACATTGGCGGTAGAATAACTTTATTGAAATCTATTTTGAGTTCCTTAACTGttttcactatgtctttttacaagatgcctATTAAGGTAGCGAAGGAGGTTACTCGTATCCAAAGTTCTTTCTTATGGGGAGGAGGAGATGGTAGGAGATGCATCCATTGGATTAGTTGGAGGGAGGTAACTCAACCATATGATAAGGGAGGCATTGGAATAAAAAAATGTCGTGGATTTTAATTTGGCTCTTTTATGTAAGTGGAGGTGGAAGATTCTTAAAGGGGAGGATTCTTTATGTCATAATATCCTTAAGGCGCGGTACGGTGATTTAGGGGTGAAGATTATGGGTGGAGCCAATTCCTTGAGAGATAAGGGCGGGGAGTCCGTTTGGTGGAAAGACATCTTGAAGTTGGGGGCGAATTCTTTTATTGACCCGTTTGTTTCTTTTTGCAGGTTCATCGTTCATAATGGGTATAATACTCCTTTTTGGGAAGTGAGGTGGTTATGTGGTTTGGTTTTGAAGGAAGAATTCCCGAGTCTTTTTGATGTATCTTGCTTGAAAGGTGTATCGGTAGCGGTGATGGGAGGTTGGGTGGAGGATAAGTGGacatgggggggggggggtgcgGTATTCCGGAAAATCGGTTGCACCATCCTTTGGTGGCGGCCGAATGGAGGCTCTTTGTAATttattggaggtttttggagcgATGGGTGTTCATAAGGATGAGGTGGTTTGGGATCATAAAGGGGTTAATTCTTTTTCGGTTGCTTCTTGTTACGAGGCTTATGCTTGTCATCGTACACCTTTGGGTCCGTTTGGTAGAATTTTTTAGGCTAGATCTTTGGTTTAGAAGGCGGATGTTCCCTTTAAGATtaaggcttttggttggaggcTCCTTGCTAATAGACTTCCAACAAAAGATCTCTTGGTGTTAAGAGGTATTCCTATTCCTTCCGAAAATTTAATTTGCTCTTTTTGTCGAATTGTACCGGAAAACCGGGATCATTCTTTTTTTGGTTGCCCTTCCGAAAAGATCTCTTTTTGTCCATTTACcacaaaacatttaaataaaagtttaattaataaaaagttgtGTTAGGTTATCTTAGGTTATGTGTGAGAGTTTagaagagaagattttgaaaaaatagaaagattaggTGAAAAGAATTGAGTGATTTTGGTTGAGAGAATTTTAGAGggtttaattttattcataatacaaaattattttttcaaaaaaatcatatattttcctatattttcttAAACATTCGTTTTCGGAAGTCTTCCCCTAACCTCCGGTCCAAACTCCCTAAGATAGCCTTAAGTAAAcgatacaaaaatatattataaaaatcataaatgttattcaaaataaaataataaaagcaCCGGTGCCTCAGAGATTGATTTCTTCCCTTGCTCGGTATTTGCTTTCTTCCCATGTACGCAAATGTGGAAGGAGATTGTTTTACTTCATCGTTTTTAAATTTTGATGACACCAAGTTTAATTTCTTGTAAAGTATCTAATATTTATTAAAACTATGATGCGTTAGACTTTGTGTTTCTTATTGGAAAATGGTACAAAATACTAATAGATGTGCAATGTTTTAAGTTTTTTCTCACTGACCCAACAAATAGAATGCCAATCGTGGCAAATACTTTCTTCAAGTATCGACAACACTCAGTAGCATTTCAAGCAATAACGTAACTTTTCATGGTGAATACATAAAAAATTACCttctataatatatttttacCTTTACAATATGCCACATCTTAAGCTATATATATAGATACCCCACCTTTCAATCTTCATATATCATACACTGAAACACAAGTAAGTTTAAAAAATCAAGATGAAGAATTTGAGTTTGATTCTAATATTTCTAGTCCTATTGCTCCTAAATACCGAGCAAGGGAATGCTCTTGATTGCGGACAAGTACAGTCATCTGTACACCCTTGTGAGGCATATCTCCTCAAAGGTGCTAACGAGCCATCAGCTGGTTGTTGCAGTGGCGTTAGATCTATAAAATCTTCGGCAACCACTGTTGATGAACGACGTGCTGCATGTGAGTGCTTGGAAAAATTTGCTAACAAGTACCCTAACGTTAGAGATGATTTAATTGCCTCAGTTCCAGTACGTTGCGGTGTTGACTTAGGTTATCCTATAAGCAAAGCCATGAATTGCAATGAGTAAGTTTTCAATATttctttctttataaaattacactttaacataattttatttatactgtttatgaagagaaaaacatatatatttaatgttatggaaaattatttataaataatacaaCCCTTTGTAATAAGTGTAAAAATAGTTGATAAAGTAGTAATTTAATCTTGCTTTACTTCTATATgttttacaaatttattttttattgtattgctgatattattttttgtgttttgtttggcAGCATTCCTTGAACTCAATGGAGATAATAATAAACTGAACAGGGTGGACACATGGTTGTTCTTATAAAAATAATACAAACCCTGTATAAGTATGTTCTATGGTGGAATAAAATTTATAGTGATTGTAATAAATACATGatatttatgtttatatatatatctttGTGCACTCTTTTTAATTATAGAGATTAACTTATGCATAAAAAGATAGACATTACTTTTTCAATTGTTCATTTTGGTAATAATTTTCTAGTCaatgtttatttttgaaattaaaaatcttaaaaaaataacaaaattagttttttaataaataaaaatatattgaaaatatgAGTACAAGAGATACTCCAACCCAATAGAACAATGGTTTAGACAAAAAACccaaacagaaaaattaattgCTAAATcctctttttaaaataatttacataAAGTTCTCATATGATTAACAATGTGAATGAATCATATTTCTatatcccctatatatatattttcttcaaGTTTCATTCTAAAGAGCTTGTAATAACCTTGTTTCACATCCCCTCTATGAGGATTCTCATCTTTTCTTTTCAAGAAGTAAATCCTTATCCAATAAAGTACGAGGATCAATACAGTCAATCCTTTGAAATCATTCTTACATCTTCGAAAGATTAGTCTTATAACTAAGTTTGCGTGTGATTCCACATCTTAACCAAGTGAATCCTAACACAAGGTGGGATGCGGGGTGAGTTGTGATATTATAAAATTGAGattaatttataaaaacttttatttttgaaaatgtttatATTAGAACATATAAATAAGCAAAGACATAGAAACAATATAGTGGATACAAGATGATGAATAATATAGATATGGaatggaaaataaataaacaagacAAAATAAAGAGATAATGGATAGAGAAATGCATCAGAGGTTTATACATGTTTGGAATAATCACTTGGCTTATTCTTTTCCCTAAGAGATTTCTCTTGAGATTTCCACTAAAACCATACTTTATATTTTATATGATCAACCAAACTGCCTTTGCCAACATTTGGATCTTTTACAATGAATTAATCAACGAACATTCAACAATAAAGAGAACTTTTGCATAGGATTAGCTCAGAAACCTTCACTCGAAGGTTTTTTAAAGATTAGCTTACAACCATTAAATCATCTAGAAAAGATATTACAGAAGAGAATCAAActcttgaaaaaaaatttaagcgTAACACCAGTTACAACAAAACTCTCAAAATGGGTTTTCAGCCATTCTCCATTATGACAATTCTAatgaaaaagaaatttcaaaagtaGAGAGAGTATAAAAAATAGTAGAGAGATTTCTGTTCAGAATCGGTCCTCAACAAAGTGGCTCTCAGTCTCGAGCACCTCCGTCAGCATCCAGGAATCCGTGGAGACCCCTCGTTGGGTCGGAGGCATCGCTGACGACGAACCCGAAGTTGAAGGACGTCCTTGATCAGCCATAATCACCTGAAAAGTAGGGGAAAATAGTGAATTCGACAAcacaatcaaatccacccttccaccactaTTCAAAGTGAAAGGGCGCACAAACGATCAAAGGACGAAAGATCCCCGACCATGCCCTTCCCTTAGGAATCGGTCGTCAAGCAAACTGCCACTCACGCTGACTCGGGATAAACATACACATTGCCCCTAGGGCAATGCTTCCAGAGAAAAATCTAAAAACACACTAAGGGAAACGTAGAATTCCTAAAGATCAGTGAAGTAGAAGCAAAGTTCACAACAAATAGCCTACTATTCTCAACCGTCAACGGCGGAGAAATCAATCTTCTCCACCGTATACCACCAATAAACCACAGAACTTGCATCTAAAGTCACGCTAAAAAAACCCTACCCTAACCGCATTTCATACGTCTCTAGACAGTCGAAAGGAAAAACAGGGAACAAAAGGAGACGAAGGTGTGAACTTACGATTAAGATCCTGATGAAAATGACGATTGTAGCTGATGAAACGTCATGGTGGAAGACGTGGTCGGCGAAGGAAGAAGAAACGCACGGGGAACAAGcttgaaaagtttgaaaaagaagacagTTCAAAGTATTTATAGGCGCCTAGAAACGTCACGCGCGCTGCACGTGAACTCTGTAAATGGAAAATCATCATTAACCCTAAGATCCTACGAATAGACTAGTCATCATTACGCATTAAATGTGACACGTATCTCGAACAGCTAACTGCCAAGCGATATGCCTCCAAGCTCCTGGCCTAACCGTCCCTCTCCCCGTGCTTTCTTGACCCGACCGGAGGCACCAGGTCCTCCTCCCCGGCAGAGCTCCTCTACCCAGCTTCCTTAAAGTCGTTACTTCCACGGCCGGAAGctatgacttggggggctcctttTCCGGACCGGCCTAATTATTCCAATTGGCCAAATCCACTCTTTGGCCCAATGCTTTCTGATCCAAACACGCGACAACCTCCCCCGGCCTGCTCCGGGAAAACGCAAGACAAAACCGAGCACGCTGAAGCCTCGTGCTCGGCAACGGCTAGTTATCTGTGTTTCTTGGCAGAAAACCACGCGCGGGCCCTCAAAAGATGAAGTCCGTTTTCATAGAGCTGCCCTATAAATAACCCTCTAACCCTAGAGGGAAAGGTAATCACtttcttacccaaaatctctcacttttcTGTTGTACCTAGTTGTCCAAACACtaactttggcatcagagtgccttgtAGGTACAACCACCTTTTTTTCTCTCACCCGTCCCGAAGTTCAAGCCTCACAATTGTTGGCCACCTGTTCTGCTCGTAAAGATCAAGTACAAACCCGAAGAGTTTGTATTTTGtattctattttatattttataattttaattggaTTTGATCTTTTGTATTTCCATATCATTGAGGTGAGAAGGCATAAATTGCAGTTTGTCCACAATCTGCGTTTTCATTTCTTCTGCTGTCCATAATCTGCGGTTTCATTTCTTCTATAGAAGTTGCGCTGCAGAAATTGCGGTTTGTCCATAATCTGTTCGTGAAAATGTTTGTGTGAATGTTATGTTTTGTAGCAACTTATCTATTACGATT of the Vicia villosa cultivar HV-30 ecotype Madison, WI unplaced genomic scaffold, Vvil1.0 ctg.000210F_1_1_2_unsc, whole genome shotgun sequence genome contains:
- the LOC131625364 gene encoding non-specific lipid-transfer protein A-like: MKNLSLILIFLVLLLLNTEQGNALDCGQVQSSVHPCEAYLLKGANEPSAGCCSGVRSIKSSATTVDERRAACECLEKFANKYPNVRDDLIASVPVRCGVDLGYPISKAMNCNDIP